In Triticum aestivum cultivar Chinese Spring chromosome 5B, IWGSC CS RefSeq v2.1, whole genome shotgun sequence, the following proteins share a genomic window:
- the LOC542992 gene encoding probable glutathione S-transferase GSTU1, with the protein MAGEKGLVLLDFWVSPFGQRVRIALAEKGLPYEYVEEDLMAGKSDRLLRSNPVHKKIPVLLHDGRPVNESLIILQYLEDAFPDAPALLPSDPYARAQARFWADYVDKKVYDCGSRLWKLKGEPQAQARAEMLEILKTLDGALGDKPFFGGDKFGFVDAAFAPFTAWFHSYERYGEFSLAEVAPKIAAWAKRCGERESVAKSLYSPDKVYDFIGLLKKKYGIE; encoded by the coding sequence ATGGCGGGCGAGAAGGGGCTGGTGCTGCTGGACTTCTGGGTGAGCCCGTTCGGGCAGCGCGTCCGCATCGCGCTGGCCGAGAAGGGCCTGCCCTACGAGTACGTGGAGGAGGACCTGATGGCCGGCAAGAGCGACCGCCTCCTCCGCTCCAACCCGGTGCACAAGAAGATCccggtgctcctccacgacggcCGCCCCGTCAACGAGTCCCTCATCATCCTCCAGTACCTCGAGGACGCCTTCCCGGACGCCCCGGCCCTCCTCCCCTCCGACCCCTACGCGCGCGCGCAGGCCCGCTTCTGGGCCGACTACGTCGACAAGAAGGTCTACGACTGCGGCTCCCGGCTCTGGAAGCTCAAGGGCGAGCCGCAGGCGCAGGCGCGCGCCGAGATGCTGGAGATCCTCAAGACCCTCGACGGCGCGCTCGGGGACAAGCCCTTCTTCGGCGGCGACAAGTTCGGGTTCGTGGACGCCGCCTTCGCGCCCTTCACCGCGTGGTTCCACAGCTACGAGAGGTACGGCGAGTTCAGCCTGGCGGAGGTGGCGCCCAAGATCGCCGCGTGGGCCAAGCGCTGCGGCGAGCGGGAGAGCGTCGCCAAGAGCCTCTACTCGCCGGACAAGGTGTACGACTTCATCGGCCTGCTCAAGAAGAAGTACGGCATCGAGTAG